A section of the Callospermophilus lateralis isolate mCalLat2 chromosome 16, mCalLat2.hap1, whole genome shotgun sequence genome encodes:
- the Odf1 gene encoding outer dense fiber protein 1 isoform X2, which produces MAALSCLLDSVRRDIKKVDRELRQLRCIDEFSTRCLCDLYMHPYCCCDLHPYPYCLCYSKRSRSCGLCDLYPCCLCDYKLYCLRPSLRSLERLRRTTNRILASSCCSSNILGSVNVCGFEPDQVKVRVKDGKVCVSAERENRYDCLGSKKYSYMNICKEFSLPPCVDEKDVTYSYGLGSCVKIESPCYPCASPCNPCNPCNPCNPCSPCSPCNPCNPCDPCNPCYPCGSRFSCRKMIL; this is translated from the exons ATGGCTGCACTGAGTTGTCTTTTGGACAGTGTTAGAAGGGACATAAAGAAGGTGGACAGAGAATTAAGACAGTTGAGATGCATCGATGAATTCAGCACCCGATGCCTGTGCGACTTGTACATGCACCCGTACTGCTGCTGTGACTTGCATCCCTACCCATACTGCCTGTGCTACTCGAAGCGATCGCGGTCCTGCGGCCTGTGTGACCTCTACCCGTGCTGCCTGTGTGACTACAAGCTGTACTGCCTTCGCCCGTCCCTCAGGAGTTTGGAG AGGCTCAGAAGAACAACAAACAGAATCCTGGCCTCCTCTTGCTGTAGCAGTAACATCTTGGGGTCAGTGAACGTGTGTGGCTTTGAACCTGATCAAGTCAAAGTACGAGTAAAGGACGGAAAGGTGTGTGTGTCAGCTGAACGGGAGAACAGGTACGACTGCCTCGGATCCAAAAAGTACAGCTATATGAACATCTGCAAAGAGTTCAGCTTGCCACCATGTGTAGACGAAAAGGATGTAACTTACTCCTACGGCCTCGGCAGTTGTGTCAAGATCGAGTCTCCATGCTACCCTTGTGCTTCCCCCTGCAACCCCTGCAACCCATGCAACCCATGCAACCCTTGCAGCCCCTGCAGCCCTTGCAACCCTTGCAACCCCTGCGACCCCTGCAACCCCTGCTACCCCTGTGGAAGCCGATTTTCCTGTAGGAAAATGATTTTGTAA
- the Odf1 gene encoding outer dense fiber protein 1 isoform X1, translating into MAALSCLLDSVRRDIKKVDRELRQLRCIDEFSTRCLCDLYMHPYCCCDLHPYPYCLCYSKRSRSCGLCDLYPCCLCDYKLYCLRPSLRSLERKAIRAIEDEKRELAKLRRTTNRILASSCCSSNILGSVNVCGFEPDQVKVRVKDGKVCVSAERENRYDCLGSKKYSYMNICKEFSLPPCVDEKDVTYSYGLGSCVKIESPCYPCASPCNPCNPCNPCNPCSPCSPCNPCNPCDPCNPCYPCGSRFSCRKMIL; encoded by the exons ATGGCTGCACTGAGTTGTCTTTTGGACAGTGTTAGAAGGGACATAAAGAAGGTGGACAGAGAATTAAGACAGTTGAGATGCATCGATGAATTCAGCACCCGATGCCTGTGCGACTTGTACATGCACCCGTACTGCTGCTGTGACTTGCATCCCTACCCATACTGCCTGTGCTACTCGAAGCGATCGCGGTCCTGCGGCCTGTGTGACCTCTACCCGTGCTGCCTGTGTGACTACAAGCTGTACTGCCTTCGCCCGTCCCTCAGGAGTTTGGAGAGGAAAGCCATCAGAGCCATCGAGGACGAAAAGAGAGAGCTTGCCAA GCTCAGAAGAACAACAAACAGAATCCTGGCCTCCTCTTGCTGTAGCAGTAACATCTTGGGGTCAGTGAACGTGTGTGGCTTTGAACCTGATCAAGTCAAAGTACGAGTAAAGGACGGAAAGGTGTGTGTGTCAGCTGAACGGGAGAACAGGTACGACTGCCTCGGATCCAAAAAGTACAGCTATATGAACATCTGCAAAGAGTTCAGCTTGCCACCATGTGTAGACGAAAAGGATGTAACTTACTCCTACGGCCTCGGCAGTTGTGTCAAGATCGAGTCTCCATGCTACCCTTGTGCTTCCCCCTGCAACCCCTGCAACCCATGCAACCCATGCAACCCTTGCAGCCCCTGCAGCCCTTGCAACCCTTGCAACCCCTGCGACCCCTGCAACCCCTGCTACCCCTGTGGAAGCCGATTTTCCTGTAGGAAAATGATTTTGTAA